The nucleotide window AGATAATGGCCATCCGGTTGACATTTGCGTTTTTATTTCAATGGATCGTCACTGCTGCTTCTCGTATATTATCGTGGATAATTCCAGATCGTCCCAGAGCATTAGACTTAAAGATCAAAAGAGAGGAATACTTAGCCCATTGTGCTTTAAGGGATTATAAAGTCCGGACGGGTAAAAGAAAACCGGACAAAGATACTGTTAGTGGTAGTGAGGAAGAAGAGGATACGCGGTTTTCTTCGTTGTCAAATAAAAATCATCTTCGAAACAGAAAGGAGAAATCAAATTCTACTCGCAACATTAGCAAAAGTAATCACAAACCTAAAAATAATACTCTTCACGACAACAAACGTAACTTGGACGAAAATAAAGATAATTACGGTAGCACACATAATAATGTAGACAATGTCGAGATGAAGCGGCTTTCGTCACCCAATCCTCCGGAGATAAACGTTCATCCGGCGTCCCCACGTGAACCGGAACAACAGAGTGAGCGTGATGAATCATACACAAAGGACTACCTGAATCAAATGTTGTGATGTTTTTTATACACACAGAATATTCACTAGAAAtcgtaataaattttatttaaaatatttgtatatttaataattatttttaattttgcagtaagatttaacaaaataaaacaagttttgaTTATTAGGAGTTAGCAAGTCACTGTTGGAAAGTTAAAATTGAAATATGactcatcctcgtccccagggattgTTGCGTGATGTCAAAGCCGCTTGCGCTTACTTGACAGCTAACAAGACTTTGGTATATGCTGCTATTCATAACTGGTATATTGGttaatataaataattaatgattTGTCTCGTTACAGGTTCTGCGGCTAGTGAAAGCAATTTGATCGAGCCTCGTTCTTCACATGGCGGAGACGATGTATTATGGTTATGTTTTTCAACGCTTGACTTTTTTTTGAGCTTGAGTTTTTAGACTCTAAGACTCTGTTTCAAACCAAGTTATTATTTGTCTACCCTAAAACTCTATATTATAGTGATGAAATCTTGAAAGAAGCATAATCAACAGAATATGGTAATGTGTgattagataaaaaaaagtttattttcttgGAATATGGTGATATAAGATAACCCAGCTCAATTTAGCGGGCTGGTTTTTATCTTGGAGTCTAGTACCTCTTTGGAAAAAAGTGTAAGTCTTAGATTGTGGCATCTAGCTAGTTATATATTCAACAAGAAaacaaaactaaagctagcttaGATGGATAGCTAGCCAAgtataaaatatgttttcaacgttttaaaaatttagcagaatatttttttataaacaacccATTTAAAAAGACTAGGTTTAAAACTGGACCAAAAATTAAGCACCTTGCTTAGCAACCTTTAGTCTTCGTTTTTTTGCTACGATTCCCTCAGCTAGGAACTTTCATAGTTAAAGTATGGCGAAAGTTAATTAATATGCCGTAAATGACGGAACAAGTGCCACCTGCCGAATAACCGCCCCTGCCATAATAAGCGCCCCTCCCCCACCCACAAGAGGCATTTTTAATAAGCGCCTCTGCTTGAATAACCGCTCCCTCCCCCTATAGCCAGAGGGGGCTCTTATTTCATCACACGGCTATCAGAAGGGGGCGCTTATTTGGAACAAGGCATAAAAAAGTAAAGATTCAAACCAGGAAGACGAAAACATTGAGAtagaataatttttgtttagatGTTATTCGTTAAAagtgaaaagaaagaaataaaatgacacattttacttgtttttattttagtaaaGTTAATAAGCGCCCCTTCTTAAATAAGCGCCCCTGCCGAATaagcgccccccccccccccccccctaaacataaaaatttcaaataagtTCACTACTGATAAACATGATCCAAGCGTCAAGGTCTGGTTTGCATTTTCAATAATTATAGGTGCTAGCTACATAATTTCTTCTTTGGTTCGCACGCTTTCaggatttttaacaaaaatgtctTGTGGGATAATTTAATTTTAGCTGTAAATCTTTTTTGTGGTGTTTTCAGACCCAAAAATGTTTCGAAAGGTGACATTAGCTAGCTTAAATGTGACTGTTGTGGATAAATTTTGCACAAGTGTGATGTGTCTGCTAGCTGGAAATAACAAATCAACAAGGTTTAAACTTTTAAGGTGTCGCATCAGTTCTTTAAATTGAAAAATGCAATTAGCTAGTCTGACTAAACTTGGAAGAGCATTTGTTCTTTAAGtagaaaaatgaataaaaaatatatttatttttatttaataatagtTTATTACGCCTGCCTATTGTACATGTTagcaaaatagctagctagctacatgtctTTTTTCACCTCACCTCACCGCTAAATtactaaaagttatttttacaaagctttaagaaagaacttttattttcattaaTGTCAACAATAGAAATCTGCTAAAATAACatctttcttaaaaaatatttactattGCTCATATGATTTTTATCAACCTCGTCTACCAAACACTTTCAATTTTACCACTGCTAACGTCTGTCTAATGTTGGCAGGTCATCAAAGAACCGGCAAAAAAACGATCCTGTATTAAAAAATAGCAAGTCCTATGTACAAGGTTCATCTAAAtcttctgaaaaaaaatgtaatatgaTATTTCATCAATACTAAGAAGTGCATTGTGCCGAGGCGAATGATCTGTCTTTGATTACGTCATAACCGCCTTGAGCACATATTGTGGACGTTGTCATGGCGAAATGGTATAAACAATATTTAAGCAACATGTCAACCAAGGAtgaaaaaaaagcatttcttgACTAGTCATGTATTCGAGCAGTGACGAAGATGAAAATTATCTCGCTCAATTTGAAGATCTCATGAAGGGGGTGGACGTGACTTACAAACGCATTGAAACAATGCGTCTCGCAGAAAATGTTTTAAGCAAACTGAAAGATGAACAAATGTTGGCGATGGATTGTGAAGGAGTACTTTAAAATGAGATGGTATCTTTGATACAACTTGGAGCGAAGAATAAACCTGTATATTTGTTTGATATACAGCAGCTGGGAAATAAAGTGTTTGATCTGGGCTTGAAAGACCTACTGGAGAATGAGCAAGTGTGTAAGGTGCTTTATGGATGTCCTGGTGATTATACGTCGTTATACCAAGGAAGTGGTGTACATATGAGAAACATAGTCGACCTGCAGGCTCTGGAATGGTATTGCAGATGCACAAAAAACGGATCTTACGAGTTGCAAATTAAAGGTTTAAAATTTGCAGCTGGGCATTACGTCGACGATGAAATACTCAAAGGTATGGGTGTTTATGACATAGACAGTGTGAACACGGCAAGtaagaatgttttcaaataTTATTCCGATGTTTACAAAGAGCGGCCATTGcccaaatatttaaaaacatatgctgCATTAGATGTGAAACTCATCTGGCTGCTCGTGGATGGACTACAAAATGTTGTAGATATCGATTTTGACGACGAAGACGATGATATGCTGAAGAGTTTGAAGTCCGTCTCGATGAAATACGCACAAACCCGCTCGACAAATGTATTTTATGGTTTCTAACGTTTCTTTATATCGTTTCTGTTTAGAGATAACTCACAAGTGCACGCTAAACATCAATCCAGTGTCGTTACAGGTTTAGTCCTTAATGTGAACTGACTGTTACCTGTACGaccttatttttaaaagtttaagccAGGGAGAGAGGGTAAATCCAAATATCGGATTGGCGTTCAGCGAGACATTGTTGTTATATTTGACATTCTTGCGTAAATCTTTCTGTAAAGTTATGTAAACATTAACATcacctttttaaaaaaccaGATGTTTCACGCAAGTTTACTTAACATATTTCCTGGCTTAGTATTTCTCTTCAAATTACTAGCAATGGTTATTGTTGAAGACTCCTCCCTGCAAATCCAACAATTCAATGGTTAACATAATCAGTGTGTTGTTATTTGACTCTTGCCCTGATAAGAGATTATAAAACTTTGGATAATGTTTTCTTTCTTCACCTTTCTAAGATATTATTACCGTCTTTTTATTCATCctattcctttttatttttgttttctcaaataaaaacaagaaaaacatgaAGCGAATTCAAAAGTActgtaaattttgttttgtattctTGATGGCTACTTTCTCGGTTTCGGGTACAATTATATTTGTTAAATCAtctattaaaattttaagaatctGCCCTTGTGACACGACATTCTGCGTTTTTGTACTCCGTACTTTTGAAATGTAAAGTCTAATTGATGATAAGGAAACTCTGACTAGTTCACTTCGGAGTATGCATTGTTAAGACAGCTTTCTGAATGCTTGTGGAACACCACATTTAATATTCAGAACTATCATATATTGTCTTCGGAGGCCCTAAAGTATCATCTAGCTATTGCAAGGATGTTGACGGAGGGGCAAGAAAGCTAGCAGAATGCGCAATAAAAATCTAAATTTGTTATAATCACTATTTATTTGCGACGATATTGTAAGATGAATTTGCTGTCAGAAAACAGCTAATTtacaattcttgaaatttagaaatttttgcTAGGGGAACCACCTTAACAATTAGACGAACCATTTTTGTGTATTGAAAAAATAAGATTCCTTTGATTAGCGCGTGCTGTTTCAGAAAACAGATTGTCAAGCCTTGGAATGAAAAAATATTCGCGACCTGGTGATAAATTCCTAACTTTTCATAATGCCATCAATTGAGTAATACCTTGTTCGTACTCTCTGGTGCCTAATAGACCCCTTGCTATTATATTAAAGTGGTTTGCTCGCCCCTTAGCCATTAGATCTGTCAATATATGACAAAAAACCTTCTTTGTGGTCGATTTGAACGCGCAAGACAGGTATATTTTTTTGCTAACTCTATCCCCTGCCTCTTAATTTCCTTAGAATATCCCACCGTCGACAAGATTGCGGACGAGGTTGTAATTCAACGAGAAGACTTTTTGTGCACCTTTTTTTCATGATATTTCCCCCGGGGAAACAGGTGACGGTTtatgttaattaaaaaattgcacATGCTTGTTTCCAGGCTTCTGTCACTTATACCAAGAATACCTGGAAACGactttaaaaaattacacaaaTTCTTATACCATTACAGGTAAAAAACACTTGAGTAGAAATAACAGCATGAGAACGAGGTTAGGACGCATCATTGACGATCGATTACTCGGTGTTTTGGTGGTGGTGGGAGCGGCTGTTGTAAATGGATTTACTTCTAAAAAAAAAGGTGGAGAGCAAGTTTAACCTCTACGAAGAAGGGTGGTTAACAAGCTAAGTTTAACTCGATGAATATACTCGATGAAAGACAATGAATATGGTATAATTTTAGCATTCTAACCAACCTTGTTTCCAGCACCCGTTGCCTTTTTTGTATCTAAACGCAAGACAACAGGCCCTGGAATTTAGGTTGCATGCTATTTTTTGTACAGTTTTCGTGAAAAAGGTAAAACAGGTTTGATATCGAGTTTACAGCATTACGCTTTGCCCAATAATTTCTTGGTACCAATGTTTTTGAATACTTTTTGAGTGCTAAAAGTACactagaaacaataaaaaattcttaCTGTTATTGGTGCTGACTGTAGCAGAATAAAAGTTGTATGTCTTGCTTTGACCATACTGAGACTCTTCAACTGCAATGCCAATATGATAGTTCGTATTAGCTGAAAGACCAGTGATTGTTACTTGCGTGTCATTCACAACAAGAAACTTGTCGTTTGAATCCACTGTATCAGAGTATTTGATGCGATATTTTGTGGCATATGGGACAGGATCCCAATACATGCTAATGCTATCCCTGTATCGGTTTTGAGTTGTTCTTCTTCTTGGCGGTGGTGGAGCTAATAAATAGTTTGGAATAGTACGTGGTATATATAGGTTATATGTACGCTCGTTCTCCTCCCTGAGACTTCACATAGCATTGTTCCTAGGAGCTCTTTAAGATAAACCATATTAAAGAGCTCTGTGGACGAGAATGCTTTATAGCACAATAGTTTTaccttctaaaaaaaattttcttgagcTCTAATATACGCTAGTCTGTAGTGTTGAATATCATTGAAATGTTCAAtagcaacctcgtcccaagggcatcttgtatcttttctgaccccgggacagatacaagatgccctggggacgaggttggttcaATAGCTCAACATTTTTGGAATATATCCTTCTCTATAACACACTACTACTCTCttactaaaaacaaaatatgccATGAAATTTATTAGCAATCTGGGGAAGAGGTTGATTTATTCAATAATCCAGCTTACCCACATCAGTATTTATACGAGAAATCTTCACTTGGGTTTCTCCACCCCTGGTACCGTTTAATGCTACAGCTTGTACAATTATCGCGAAATCTCTTTCAGTCGGGAAAAGAGGGTTATATCTAAAGAGCGTTGCGTTATCATTGGGCAAATTTGTGGATTGGTCCTCTTTCGCGTTGTCGTCAGCAACGGTCGCTATCACTTTGCAGTCGGAGGTTTTCTGAGAAAATGAGTTGAAGTGACACACGGAGATATCGTATTGGATAGATTTGACAATCGGATCAGTTGAATCGTAAACATTTTTTGGCGTCTTCCAACATACTCTACCCTTCATTCCACAGGATGTGTAAGAAGCCTCTTGTACACAAAGTGATACGCTTCTTGGCTTCCCTGGCAACGCtattagaaaagaaaaaggaaattttttttaaacatcaaaAAACGAGCAATTACTGTTGTGGTTAAGAAGATTAAAACCTGAGATTTGTGCACTTCGTGAACTCATCACATGTCTGGTCTTGTAAGGAACATGAACAGATGAACCATTTTCATAATGTTCACGATACTCAATCGCGACAATAGAATCTGCAAGCAGGTTTTTTACAACAATAGATTCTGTTGGTATTGCGTCGAGTTTAATGGGTTGGGGTACCATATTGGGCCGATAAATAAGCGAAATTGTAGCATTGTACGCAGTGATGGTTTTTGTACCGTTCCGGGTTAATTCAGAAGGGCTGATTGTCAGATATCTGTAACCAACGTTAGCTAAAAGAAGAATGTATACTTTATTAGTTTTGGcaggaataaaatttttcttttttttttttttgaaaaatcgaaATGTCAGAGTATTTTTTGTGAATCGCGAAAAAAAATTCCGCAAAACTTTAGCTGTCAATATACAAGGCAATGTTTAATGTTAAGAATTCTGAGACGACGGTTTTTTTGCattgcgaattttttttttttttctttttgtaaaaaattctgaaataaaGTAACTTTAGttactataaaaaaaatacatctgGTCTGTGTATTACACACTCACTACATTCATGGACGAGTTTTCCCTCACAAATAAGCTTAGACGCCAACAAATGTCTTAGTGCAAAACCCTAATTTAAATCCACCAACGAACACAAAATTATGCATCAAAACAAACCcacataaactttttaaatagtCAGGGAATTAATtatgtttgttagggtgagtgaaaccatTTGCACTTACAACTTTACAATATATAATGGCCACACGAGCGAATAGCAATAGAAGTATAACCAATTAAGAAGCGCGCTCAGTATTCCGGCCGTAGAAATTTGTTCGCGTGATTTTTTCGCATCACTATTCCGATAGCGtgggtggtaagaaaaattacccTGGACTTCCTGGCCAGAAAATCTAGAGTTGAAAGTCTTAAAACATGTTTTGGAAAGAGAAGAGAAGTGggaacctcgtccccagaacttgttaagctttttatattttttcagccCATCTAAATATAAATGGCCTAACAAGTCCTAAGGACGAGGTTGGAGAAATGGTTAATAAATTAATTCCATTGAGACTTTTGTACTCGTATTACTAAAAAATTTACCACAAGGTAAATAAGCCAAATGCAACCCACCCCTGCACACATGCGCATAAATTAcggaatttaaaaaacattggaaACTCGTTTATTGTTACACACTTACTGGCTTGTACAAAAACAGTTAAAGCACTTGCAATAACCACGAAACGAATCATCTTGATGTTTACTCCTAgagaaaacaaacataaaatgctaaaatattttttcataaacaCAACTTACggtaaatattttcttattcaATATATTTCAAAGACGTCAATCAAAAATCACAACCCTTAcaattaatatttattattttcttaataATTCGGATAAGTAGGATTATTTCACGTGATGCGAAGTAAATGAACTTATTTAAGAAGTAAATTCAATAAACCcgaaaaagtataaaatataaactctTGACATGTGAGTTCCATAGATTACTACATATTCAGTAATTtgaatattaattttttgaGTCAAGCGAGTGAAAACCGGGTGATTAGAAATTAGATACTCCATCTAATAATTGAATAATGTTTCCTTCGCCATAGTAggattataatataaaaaagaacatataaaaaaatacaataaaataaataaaactttacatcGTCAGGTAAGTATTACAGAAAATGAATAATAATTGGATTAAAAAGATTCTTTCTGAATTAATATAATATACAATTCTTACTCAGTGGCAGGTTATTCACAATATATCTTTTAATCTatctatttattatatatatgcaaagtttattttatttgataGTTAGTGAGTCTCGAAATTCTCAAAAGACTGAATAAGACCCTGGGCATGAGTTTGTCAATCCTAGACTTCCTCGGTTAGAGTTTAGATAAAGTAGTAATGCATTTtagtaacaaatatttttttaactttagatATTTAGGTAGAAGTTTAACATGTAAAACATTCAGTTTATAAAACGAGTTCGTTCTTCTTTTTAACTTCTTTCTTGATCTCTCCTGTTTCAATGTTTGCTTGAAAAAAACAAttcttaaacaaatttttttgaaatattttatctGTCACGACAAGAGCCTGTTTACCCTCCCTTTGTtacgttttttaaataaacatatttttaggGTTTGTAtcttcaaaagaaaaatttaagctTAACCCACGTTTTTATATCTTGAGAAACGAGATACTTCTTTGCATGAGCTTTTCCAATTTATAAACTTGGatttcaatttatatttcaGTACAATGGTAAAAATAGGTTAAAAACTTTGAATAAAGGTGAATAAAGGTAATTTTATTACAAGAATAAAGAATAAAACATGTGGTCTCCTTACACTTAAATAGCAACAGAACCACTCACCTTATATTCAGAATCTTGTGATCGCGGacttaaaacttaaaaataaaaacaagaattatTATTCTTTTGCATGCGTTTATAAACCATTTGCAAACCTAGTTAGCATGTACGCTCCGGAACGATACTTTTTGTAAGGTTATTCTCTTGGGAGATTATTCCCTTCTCTCCTCCgcagttgttttttttgtttcaacaacTAATTCTTTGACACCCTTGGCTCAAAATTTTGAGCATGTCAACAAGATTACCTTTAATTTTTGTGTGTCAATATTTCTTATTCACTATGTCTCTGCTGGTACGCTTTGTATACgtgcacagttaacaaaaaattacTACCATACGTGATAACATTCTTTCTACGCAAGACAACGGACAAACATATTTCCTTAAAGCTTTTTTTGTACCTCGACTGCGAGAAGAAGAAAAGAATATGGAATGGGTTTGATACGACCTCCTTAATATCCTACCAATGGTTTTGTTAATACTGCGGTTAACTGAAGAAAATAAGCGTAACATTTAAAGCTTTTTATATATACTGGAGATTTTCAGTGACTAGTGCGGATAAATGCTTTCTTAttttagaaagaaaaacaaagtcaGAAGTTTGCAAAGGAACTTTTACAATTTTGCTTTGCCTTAGCGAAGaaaatttaatgttttgaattttttttgaataacgTATGATGGACAAATTTCTTACATGTTCGCAAGAGCCGTCTATGGGGATAAATTTAAATTGGGATCTTGAAATGACATTCGTTATAGAGAAGTGTCCGCTCTAAACCGTCCTCTACATAGAGTTTGACCCACATTCCATACTGAGTGTTCATTGTAGAGAAGTGTCCGATAAAGGATGTACGTTGTAAGAACAGTAGTAGAAAGaaacatatataaataaatgGTCTTCTTAAACTTAAGAATACgatacaatgttttttaaattaactaaaATAAAGTTATAAAACTACTTACGTTAATTCAGAATCTTGTGATTGCGAACTCAGTAAATTGTTATACGGGCT belongs to Hydractinia symbiolongicarpus strain clone_291-10 chromosome 1, HSymV2.1, whole genome shotgun sequence and includes:
- the LOC130632051 gene encoding uncharacterized protein LOC130632051, translated to MIRFVVIASALTVFVQATNVGYRYLTISPSELTRNGTKTITAYNATISLIYRPNMVPQPIKLDAIPTESIVVKNLLADSIVAIEYREHYENGSSVHVPYKTRHVMSSRSAQISALPGKPRSVSLCVQEASYTSCGMKGRVCWKTPKNVYDSTDPIVKSIQYDISVCHFNSFSQKTSDCKVIATVADDNAKEDQSTNLPNDNATLFRYNPLFPTERDFAIIVQAVALNGTRGGETQVKISRINTDVAPPPPRRRTTQNRYRDSISMYWDPVPYATKYRIKYSDTVDSNDKFLVVNDTQVTITGLSANTNYHIGIAVEESQYGQSKTYNFYSATVSTNNKVNPFTTAAPTTTKTPSNRSSMMRPNLVLMLLFLLKCFLPVMV